From a region of the Sinorhizobium sp. B11 genome:
- the hisB gene encoding imidazoleglycerol-phosphate dehydratase HisB, with protein sequence MAETAASRTGSVSRKTNETSISVSVNLDGTGKSTISTGVGFFDHMLDQLSRHSLIDMEIESKGDLHIDDHHTVEDTGIAIGQAIAKALGDRRGITRYASIDLAMDETMTKAAVDLSGRPFLVWNVSFSAPKIGTFDTELVREFFQALAQNAGITLHILNHYGANNHHIAETCFKAVARVLRTATEIDPRQAGRVPSTKGTLA encoded by the coding sequence ATGGCCGAGACCGCAGCAAGCCGCACGGGCAGTGTTTCCCGCAAGACCAACGAGACGTCCATTTCCGTTTCCGTCAATCTTGACGGCACCGGCAAATCGACGATTTCGACGGGCGTCGGCTTCTTCGACCATATGCTGGATCAGCTTTCGCGACATTCGCTGATCGACATGGAAATCGAGTCCAAGGGCGATCTGCATATCGACGACCATCATACGGTCGAGGATACCGGCATCGCCATCGGCCAGGCGATCGCCAAGGCGCTCGGCGACCGTCGCGGCATCACGCGTTATGCCTCGATCGATCTCGCCATGGACGAGACGATGACGAAGGCTGCCGTCGATCTCTCCGGCCGCCCCTTCCTCGTCTGGAACGTTTCCTTCAGCGCGCCGAAGATCGGCACTTTCGATACCGAACTGGTGCGCGAATTCTTCCAGGCGCTTGCCCAGAATGCCGGGATCACGCTGCATATTCTCAATCACTATGGTGCCAACAACCACCATATTGCAGAGACATGCTTCAAGGCCGTCGCCCGCGTTCTGCGCACTGCGACAGAGATCGATCCACGGCAGGCAGGCCGCGTTCCCTCGACAAAGGGCACGCTCGCCTGA
- a CDS encoding acetyltransferase, producing MTEYVFRSVTVADLPLLAEWLGKPHVRRWWSEPEEALASIEEHLHDLAVEPYIVTLDGRDFAFIQVADLDGEDDAALDGQPDGTCGIDQFIGVAALLGKGHGPAFMAQFCQSLFDRGKNRVLVDPHPDNAFAIRAYTKAGFQRLGETTTNYGRALLMALDRQENDRQ from the coding sequence ATGACGGAATATGTCTTCCGTTCCGTCACGGTGGCTGATCTGCCCCTTCTGGCCGAATGGCTAGGGAAGCCGCATGTCCGCCGCTGGTGGAGCGAGCCGGAAGAGGCACTGGCCTCGATCGAGGAGCATCTGCATGATCTGGCGGTCGAGCCCTATATCGTGACGCTCGACGGCAGGGATTTCGCCTTCATTCAGGTGGCTGATCTCGATGGTGAAGACGATGCTGCACTGGACGGCCAGCCCGATGGTACCTGCGGCATCGATCAGTTTATCGGGGTCGCAGCGCTTCTGGGAAAGGGTCACGGCCCGGCCTTCATGGCGCAGTTTTGCCAGTCGCTTTTCGATAGGGGCAAGAACCGCGTGCTGGTCGATCCGCATCCGGACAACGCTTTCGCAATCAGAGCCTATACCAAGGCAGGCTTTCAAAGACTTGGCGAAACTACTACGAATTACGGCCGGGCGCTTCTGATGGCCCTGGACCGCCAGGAGAATGATAGACAATGA
- the hslV gene encoding ATP-dependent protease subunit HslV: protein MTTIITVRKGGKVVVAGDGQVSLGQTVMKGNARKVRRIGKGEVIAGFAGATADAFTLLERLEKKLEQYPGQLMRAAVELAKDWRTDRYLRNLEAMMLVADKSVTLAITGNGDVLEPEHGVAAIGSGGNFALAAALALTDTDKSAEDIARRALDIAADICVYTNHNVIMETLDAE, encoded by the coding sequence ATGACGACAATTATTACAGTTCGAAAAGGCGGCAAGGTCGTGGTGGCCGGCGACGGTCAGGTCAGCCTCGGCCAGACCGTCATGAAGGGCAATGCCCGCAAGGTCCGCCGAATCGGCAAGGGCGAAGTGATTGCGGGTTTCGCTGGTGCGACCGCCGATGCCTTCACCCTTCTGGAAAGGCTTGAAAAGAAGCTGGAACAATATCCGGGTCAGCTGATGCGCGCCGCCGTTGAGCTCGCCAAAGACTGGCGCACCGACCGCTACCTGCGCAATCTCGAAGCCATGATGCTGGTCGCCGACAAATCGGTGACGCTCGCCATTACCGGCAATGGCGATGTGCTGGAGCCCGAACATGGCGTTGCCGCTATCGGTTCGGGCGGCAATTTCGCGCTTGCCGCGGCTCTCGCACTTACCGACACAGACAAGTCCGCCGAAGACATTGCCCGTCGTGCGCTCGATATCGCTGCCGACATCTGCGTGTACACGAACCACAATGTCATCATGGAAACGCTGGACGCGGAATGA
- a CDS encoding DUF2628 domain-containing protein, with the protein MASSYVFLVPPDGQREDTRTIRDGFSWLAFLFPWIWLLAHRLWLHAIIAFALQAIGGVLAEEPGFGPAGMALAFGVNLLVGFEGQNFRIRGLAARGWREEVAISASSIDLAEEIYFSNIETGADLKVPEWNQASSPQMRPGHSTSLGLFGFDGGRK; encoded by the coding sequence ATGGCATCCAGCTACGTTTTTCTTGTTCCGCCTGACGGTCAGCGCGAGGATACGCGCACGATCCGTGACGGTTTCTCGTGGCTTGCCTTCCTCTTTCCCTGGATCTGGCTGCTTGCGCATCGCCTCTGGCTTCACGCAATCATTGCGTTCGCGCTGCAGGCGATCGGCGGCGTGCTGGCGGAAGAACCAGGCTTCGGGCCGGCGGGAATGGCTCTCGCCTTCGGCGTGAACCTGCTCGTCGGGTTCGAGGGACAGAATTTCCGTATCCGCGGCCTTGCCGCCCGCGGCTGGCGCGAGGAGGTCGCAATCAGCGCTTCCTCGATCGATCTTGCGGAAGAGATCTATTTTTCCAACATCGAGACCGGCGCCGATCTGAAGGTGCCCGAATGGAACCAGGCTTCCAGTCCGCAGATGCGGCCGGGTCATTCCACTTCGCTCGGTCTCTTCGGCTTTGACGGAGGGCGCAAATAA